From the Candidatus Paceibacterota bacterium genome, the window ATCAAAGAAATGTTTCAGGAAATCACTGATGGAAGAAAGCACGGAAGCTTCCATGTTAATCCCTTGTTGCCCTAAACCACTGTAGCTATTTGCCACTTGGGTCGGCAAGGTTCCGTAAAGGTGTGCCGCATCTTTAATGGAATTAATGATGGCAGAGTTCGAATTAAAAAAAGAGGTACTTCCAACAGAAGAGGCCGCCTCTACTTTAGAGACGTTTAGGAATAGGACGCTTATTAAGAATAAAGAGCCTAAAACTTTATTAAAAACTGGGTTATGATTCATTAACTGAATCCCTCTTGGGTACTAGTGTACTTAGAATTATATATGAGCGCAAGAGGCTTTGAAAGAGAAAAAGTAGTCAAAACAACGGCTTAATTGAGCCAGCTTTTTGAGTTGACCGGCCCAGCCGCTTAAAGGCGCTGAAATGACCGCCTTTAAGCGGCTGGGTCAGTTAATAATTAGCCAAAAAAGCTCAATATTACCCGAGCGTATGTTATTAAATGCAAAATAATCTCCATAATCTTTAATTAAGGATTGCTAATTGAAATATCCGTAGAAACGGGAAGACTACCTCCCGATCCCTCCCCTCCTGAATTATCGACACTCGCACCAATACCGGTATCCACTGCCGGCGGTAATGGAACAGGATTAGGTAAAATTTCTGTGGAGTTCACGGGAGAGCTCTCGTCTCCATTGGAAACAGTAGAAGTGGCAACTGGAGTAGAACTGCCGGAAGTATTGTTGGTATTATCCGGTACTACTACAGTGTTGTTATTTGAATCAATTGTAATAATGTTTCCGCTACCTGCTCCGACATTCGCTACCTGATCGGTTGAGGTGCTGGTTGAATCCGGACATTCACCCGGGTCACTCTTCATTTCACCATTCATAAAGTAAACACAGATTGGTGAGCCGGTTCCTCGATCGTAAATGGTGAAACCGGTTTTAGAAACATCTTTACCTTTGATTGTTAAATTCTGTGTGGTGAGATGTTGAGCGAATACATTCTTCAAATATGAAATACCGTCCACAATTTCAGAACCAAATGACTGCAAGGTAGAAAGAATTTCTGAACCGAGTCCACTTGAAACTGTTACTCCCCCGCTTGTCTGCAAATCTTCCAAACTCTTTACCCGTATATCGATGGCAGAAAGTGCAGCGGTAGTGGAAGCATTGAAAGCATCTTGAGCGTCAAGGCGTGCAGTTGTGGAAGCGGTACTTGAAGAGAAACTGGCATAGAGAGATTTTACTGAAGCCATCAACAAACCGTTTACTGAAACTTGATCAATAACATTTCCCCACATGAATTGCGGATCCACTTCATCAGCGATGTATCCAATACGTTTCTTAGCCAACGGGCTATTCGAACCATAGCCTTCGACTTCGTTCTTGTATCGGAAGTAGTGGAGGGGAGAATCCAAAATCATTTTCAAAGCGCCATTGTAGTCGGAGTAATCAGTAATATCTTGCTTAGTATCTCGAGTGGAGGTTTGGGCGCCAATTACTACACCGGAGGCGTCGTTGGCATTGGTTGGTGAAGAAGTGGAAACACGAACGTTTCCGGAACTGTCAGACCAGATGAATTTATCAATTCCTGTTCGGGATATTAAGTTAATTGAACCGGCACCGTTTGAAGCATTGGTATTGCGGCCTATTGTTAGGGTTCGGCCAGCCGCTCCTGCTCCAAGGTCAGCGTCTTCGAGATCAACAAAGGTTCGGGGAATAGTGCTTGTACCACCAATTCCAATATTTCCATTTGCAGCAATGTAAAGTTGTTGAGCGCCGGAAGAGGAAGCAACCAGAAGTGACATGTTGGCTCCTCCAACACCTGTTACCCCAAGAGTGGCGAACGGAGTACTCGAGCCAACACCAAAGAAACCATTTGGTCGCAGAGTTAAGAGTTGAGCATTCGTGGAAGAAGCCACCATAAATGGGTTGGTGGCGCCAGCAATACCAGTAACGGCTAAGGTGGCAAATGGAGTGGAGGAGCCGACACCGACATTACCGTTAAATGAAATGTGCAGTGCAGAGGTACCGGTTGATGAGGCAATGTCTAACAGGTCGTTAGCACCGGCCAATCCTTGAATGGAAAGTCGCGATGTACCGGTAGAAGTGCCGACGTTAATTATTCCATTCAAAGTGTCCGCCACGAACAAGTTAGTGTTTCCAGTGGATCCTTGAATCTGCAGGGCTGTTACGGAATTAGTAGTTGATTGGAAAGAAACCGGAGCATTAACTACGCCACGAAGTTGAGTTGAACCAATCTGATATGAGGTGGCGATGGCGCCAGTCTGAAGTTGAACGGCATCAAGATAAAAGGTACGACCGTTAGCATCGGTCTGTTCAATGAAAATGTATGGGCTGCCTGAAATAGTTCCTGAAGTAAAAGTACAATAGAATCTTTTCCATCCACCAGTAACTACAGTAGTGTCATTTAAGGTACAGGTTTGTTCATTTACACCGTCGCTTGCGATGCCGGCTCGGATAGTAAAGTTGGCACCGGAAGCTTGAGAATAAAAAGATAAAGTGTATTGAGTAGCCGAGCTTAAAGCACTAGTAAATAAGGTGGTTTTGGCGCCGGAGGAAGCCGTGGCCGAATCCCCTACTGCCAGAGAGCTAACACCGTGATACTTGTTGGTGGTCACACGGGTAGTAGAACCGGTGCCAGCAGTAATGGCCCAACCGGCGGCATTTACTTCAAAACCTGGGTTAGTCAGCAGGTTGTTTGAAGTAGTATCTACTACAAAGATTGGTGCACCTTGACTGTTTTGAACCTGAAAGGCGGTGGATGAGTTAGTTGGAGTCATGACTACCGCTGTCCCAGCCACCGTTAAAGTCTGTCCTGGCGTAGAAGTGCTAATACCGAAATTACCATTTTGAAGCAAAGTTAAAAGTTGGGTGTTAGTAGAAGAGGCAATAATAAATGGATTAATGCCTCCGTAACCTTTAACAGCCAAAGTGGCAATTGGAGTAGAGCTTCCGATGCCAACACTACCGGCTGAAGTAATACGCATTTTTTCTCCCAGACCGCCGGTAGTGTTGTTCTTAAAACTTAAGTAGCTATTAGTTACACCGTTTGTGGCATCTTCTTTGCGAGCTTCAATGGTGCCAAAGACTCGAAGAGCAGTAGCGGGGCTGTCATTGTAGCCACCTAAAGTAATGGAAGCTCCGACATCTGCCGCTTGGGCGTTGGTGGTATAGACATTCAAATTACCGAATACGCTACCGGCAGTAGTAACGTTGGCTGAAGCAATATCTACCGTACTATTTGGACTAGCGGTGCCAATTCCAATTTTGCCGGTGGCAGTGTTTGCCGAGAAAAGCGGGGTGGAAGAAGTGGCGATATTCAGGTTGCCCCAAATATCCACTAATTGAGAAGGAGAGGAGGTACCGATACCAATCTTCCCTACCGCCGTGTTTGCAATGAATAGTGAAGTAGATGAAGTGGCGACGTTGAAATTTCCCCAGACATCCAATCGCTGTGAAGGAGAAGATGTGCCAACCCCTAAGTTACCGTTTGTATCCAATCGCATTCTTTCTTGATTGAAAGTTTTGAAAGCTAAAGAGTTGTTGTCAATCGTTCCAAGGGTAGCGAGAGCTCCGAACGAGTTCCCGTTTTGTTGAAAGTCGTTAGCCAACAGAGTCGAAGTAGAAACCCAAGTTGGCGCCACCCCTGCCCCCGCTGACTGAAGGACTTGCCCAGTAGTGCCGGCATTACCATTTGGCGTAAGAGCACCGGTGAAATTTATGTCGCCTCCGACCGAAAGTTTAGAAGATGGAGTGGTAGTGCCGACTCCAACGTTTCCGTTAGTCAAGATGCGAAATAACTGAGTACCTGTTGATGAAGCCACTACAAACGGATCGGAGGCACCTACGCCAGTGACTGAGAGAGTGGCAAAAGGTGTAGTTGAGCCAACTCCTAATCTTCCAGCACTGGTAAGTCTCATTCCTTCGCTCAGGTTTCCTCCAGATGCTCTGGTTGAGAAACTAAGATCGGTACTAATAGGTGAACTAAGGTACGTGGCTCCCATATCAATCAAACCATCTTGAATTCTAGTTATGAGAGCGTTTTGTGAACCCGTCACGTTGTTGAAAATAGTTGTAGTTCCAAAAGTGCCGCCATTGTTTATGCCATTTGAAATAACCAATGGAGCAGTAGGGTTACTGCTTCCCACCCCGACCATTCCAGTCGCAGTGTTCACAAATAAAGCTGGGGTGGTACCCGTGGCTACGTTTAAATTTCCCCAAAGATCTAATTTCTGTGAAGGAGTGGTAGTGCCGATGCCAAAATTGCCAGTATTTAATAAGGTAACTGCAGGGTCGGTTGATTGAGTTCTAAATTGTATTCCTGATTGTCCATAGATTCTAAACATTGCCGCTCCGTTGGCATTCAAATCGTTGAATCCGTTTGTGTAGAAATTATAATTATTAGAACCAGTTCCTACTTGAAGTCCAAGACTTGTGGTCGGATCTCCGGCTACAACAAGCATGGGGGCATTATTTGAAAGGGTGGACGCATTTACTCCTATACCGACGTGCCCATTCTGAGATATGGCAAATAGATGACTATCTGTGGAAGAGGCGACAATGAATGGATTAGTGCCAGATGTACCTTTGACACTAAGCGTGGCAATTGGACTCGATGTGCCAATACCAACGTTTGCAGTATTATTGTTGAAAATATTGTTTCCGCTTGTGGTCCAGACACTATTTAAAGTATTTCCGGTAAATGAAAGACCTGTGCCCGCGGTGATGGCAGCTTGTTTGCCATTAAAAGTACTCCAGTCTGCAGAAGTTAATAGTCCCCTATTTGAAGCCGAGGCGCTTGGCATATTAAACGTATGAGTGGATCCGGAAGATACGATTGAGAAATCCGTGCCGGTGGTGGTAGTGGCAAAAGTTTGGCTGGCTCCACTCAAACCATTCAAACTAGTTATACCGGATCCCCCACTAATGCCCAGTGTAGAAGTAGCAACCCATCTAGTAGATGTGCCGGTAGTCTGAAGAACCATTCCGAGAGTGCCGGCTGTAGCGGAGCCATCGAACAAAGTTTTAGTTAAAGAAAGTGAACCGCTAATTCCTAAACTATCGGTAATAGTAGAAGTGCCGGCGCCGGAGATTGTGGTTAGACCAGTAAAGAGTCCACTTCCAGCTACAGAAAGATTGGTGGTAGGGGTGGAGGTGCCGATGCCAACTTTTCCTGTCGCCGTATTTACCAAAAAGGTAGGAGTTGAACTTGTTGCAACATTTAGGTTGCCCCAAATGTCTAGTCTTTGTGAAGGAGTGGTTGTGCCAATTCCTATGTTTCCCGTAGAAAGATTTCCGTACAAAGCCCCTCCAATATTAAGAAAATTATTGGCACTAGCCAATATGGATGAAGCAAGATATCCAATTAGAATGTTATTACTACTATTGTCTAGACTGGCTCCAGCGTTATATCCTAATAAAACATTGTTGGATCCTGTGACCATACTAGCGCCGGTATTCATTCCCAAGAAAACATTGTTGGATCCTGTAACTAGACTTCCTCCTCCCATGTCTCCCATTGCAATGTTATTTGAAATTGGACCTGGGGTGGCACCCTGATTCCAAGCATATCCTCCTAAGATTTCCTGGCCTATACCAGAGTTTGAACTGCCACTGGTATTATTTGCTCCTGCATAGTTACCAATAAAATTATTTGATTGTCCTATTGTATTCTGGATTCCAGCACCAATTCCTAAGAAGGTATTATCAAATCCGGTTGTATTGTAATATCCGGCGCTATTTCCTAGAAAAATATTTTCATAACCGCTGGTGGTAGTGTTGCCTGCACCACTGCCTAAGAAAATATTGTCTCGACCCGTAGTGTTTTTTGACCCGGCAGTTAAACCAATAAATACATTATTGTTTCCAGTGGTGTTGTTTGCGCCCGCACTGCTCTCAGCAAAAAAGTTGTTTCCGCCGGTAACTGCAGCGGTCGTTGTTGGAGTTGCTCCAGCTAAATAAAAACTCTTCGTTCCTGTAGCCAGAAGAGCAGATATGCCATTAAAATAAAGGGGTTGGGTGTAGTTACTTGTTCCAGCAACGGTCAAAGCATAGCCGGCAGTGGTGGTACCAATGCCAACATTTCCTGTAGCTGTGTTTACAAACAAAGTTGGAGTCGTACCTGTGGCCACATTCAAGTTTCCCCAGACATCTAATTTCGATCCAGGCGTGGAGGTACCAATGCCAACATTGCCGTTATTCAAAACTGAAAGAAACGTGGAGGAATTATTTCCCGCCGAGAAAATATTTCCTGAACCGATTTGCGTGATAGCGAGGGCCGTTTGCGTTGAGGAAGCAAAAAGAACTCCGGCCTGATCATTGCGTAAGTATTGCGTTGAAGATGCGCCGCCGAGATTATAGGCTTCAATGGCGGCCGGCACAGCACCGATAATTTTTCGCGGCGTCATTTCCGAATCTGATTCCACCGTTACTCCAAGATAAAGGGTCTGATTAAAATTGATTCCGGTAAGCGGCGTAGTAGAGCCGAGCATCACACTGAAGAGTCCGCTTGTTACCTGAATTTTATTTGCTCCAGTGTCAGCTTCCGTCCAAATAGCGGCGCCTCCGGTTGAAACGGTGTAGAGTTTGAAAGTTATGTTATAGAGACCATCGGCGACGGCAACGTTTGAAGCGTTGGTCAACTTGCCTTGATAATTAACCTGTTGATTGATGGCGGCTTGAACTAAAGTCCCATCTGAAAAAATAGATAAAAAAATACTCCCAGTGGTAAGGAGTGTAAGTATGAGGGACCTTACGAAAAACGTATTCAGTTGTCGGTTTCTTATAAGCCTATGGACCATTTCAGAATCCCTCTGAAATATATCCCCCTCGTTCAATTTAGAGTCCTGAACTAGACTTTTATCCCTCGTCTAAAATTATAACCTACCTGAAAGCTTTGGCAAGTGATTTTGAGTTTAAACTTGACAACTTTATGGCTAAAATAGCTTGCGAAATAAAGCTGGATTGGCGAGGAGAAAAAAGAAGAAAGTTATCCACAGATGAAGGGGCGCGGGCAAAGCCCGCGCCCCTTCATCTGTCTTGTGAGTCAATTTCTATAATTCCCTTTTTCTTTTCCTAAGTTATCGCCAAATTAATTCCAGCATCAAAAGAATGATTAAGAGGATCCAAAGCCAACTCCATCCAGGAAATTGTAGTTTATTTAAAAAACCGGAATCTTCTGAAGGCGGAATTGTTTGGAGCTTTCCTTTTTGTTGAATCAGGGTCGTGCCGTTAGCATCCACAGCGCTAATAAAAAATTCATACAAGCCGATTTTATGATATGCCGGTATCAAAGCTTCAAAAGTATTGTTACTCCCCTCTCGGGTTAAATTGTATACATTAAACTTATTGAAATCCTTTTCATCTTGGACACTTAAGATCACTTGATAAAAATTCTCTGGCAGACTTTCGGTAGATACAATGAACTTAATTGAATTATTACCCTCTACTTGTGCTAGATTATTGTAAAAATATTTCTGTTCATTGTTCTGTTCTATGCTAATTCGGAATAAGTTCTTTGAAGTCGGAGATAAAATACTTGTAGAACTGGTAGCAACAAAGACCTGTTCATTCCGATTATTAAGAGCTGGTATGATTCGCAGATGTAACAGTGCACCGGAGGAAAAATTACCGTCAATATTTTCCACGAAAGCGGCATAATAATAATCGTGATTAATTTGGAGCGGCCCATCCGTAACGGAAGTGCCCGTGCCCTTATAAATTTCTTTGCCATGTGCCGAGTCAATTGGATAATTAAAATCGGAACGAGTGAGGACTAAATCTCGAAAGGGTTGCTCCGAAGAATACTGCCACGTTAATTTAACCGATGATCCGACTAACTGATATGAGAAGTTCAAGATATTAATTGGTGATTGAAAAGGGCTTAAGGTAAGAAATGGAATTGGACCGACAAAACTCGATTGACCCTTTCGATCGGTAGACTGAATCTTAAAATAATAAAGGGTGGCAGGTTCCAGATAATCAAGCTCAATCTGATGATTTATACCGTAATTAATTTCGGTCACTCCTCCTTTCTCTGTATCGGCAGTCTTGCCCCAATTTAATAATCCGATTGATTCTCCAGTCGTTTGCCATTCTATTAAAACAGAGGTGTCGAAGAGATTAATAACTTTAATGCTTTGAGGTAAAACGGCGCTCGA encodes:
- a CDS encoding fibronectin type III domain-containing protein, which encodes MSFRNVFLIGAIIVGWSLFLSFFAVSAALAADTASVVELQVHNCNNNNICEPQFGETYGGCPLDCNASSTPAPSANINYGPAPLTAVTSSGISSAVLPQSIKVINLFDTSVLIEWQTTGESIGLLNWGKTADTEKGGVTEINYGINHQIELDYLEPATLYYFKIQSTDRKGQSSFVGPIPFLTLSPFQSPINILNFSYQLVGSSVKLTWQYSSEQPFRDLVLTRSDFNYPIDSAHGKEIYKGTGTSVTDGPLQINHDYYYAAFVENIDGNFSSGALLHLRIIPALNNRNEQVFVATSSTSILSPTSKNLFRISIEQNNEQKYFYNNLAQVEGNNSIKFIVSTESLPENFYQVILSVQDEKDFNKFNVYNLTREGSNNTFEALIPAYHKIGLYEFFISAVDANGTTLIQQKGKLQTIPPSEDSGFLNKLQFPGWSWLWILLIILLMLELIWR